A window from Scyliorhinus canicula chromosome 19, sScyCan1.1, whole genome shotgun sequence encodes these proteins:
- the gjc1 gene encoding gap junction gamma-1 protein — translation MSWSFLTRLLEEIHNHSTFVGKLWLTVLIIFRIVLTVVGGESIYYDEQTKFVCNTGQPGCENVCYDAFAPLSHVRFWVFQIILIATPSIVYLGYAVHKIAGTEDHDYARQKPRKHQYAVQWKQHRALEEAEDDHIEDPILYPEIELHSDKENPDQKSLTKHDGRRRIKRDGLMKIYVVQLLTRTAIELSFLVGQYILYGFEVAAKYQCQRDPCPHRVDCFVSRPTEKTIFLLIMYGVSCLCLVIDVWELMHLGFGMIRDILRNKQNSMTEASYSYPYTWNTPSAPPGYNIAVKPDQIPYTELSNAKMAYKQNKANIAQEQQYGSNDENIPANLESVQQQLKMAQERLDLAFQAYNEHNNPSNHPREKKRAGSNKSSISSKSGEGKTSVWI, via the coding sequence ATGAGCTGGAGTTTCCTAACACGCCTTCTAGAGGAAATCCACAACCATTCCACGTTTGTTGGCAAACTGTGGCTGACTGTTCTCATTATATTCCGCATTGTGCTCACAGTGGTCGGAGGGGAATCTATTTACTATGACGAGCAGACCAAGTTTGTTTGCAATACAGGACAGCCAGGCTGCGAGAATGTTTGCTACGATGCTTTTGCTCCATTATCCCACGTAAGGTTTTGGGTGTTCCAGATAATACTGATTGCAACCCCATCTATTGTGTACCTGGGTTACGCTGTCCACAAAATTGCTGGAACAGAGGATCATGACTATGCTCGGCAGAAGCCAAGGAAACACCAATATGCCGTGCAGTGGAAGCAGCATCGTGCTTTGGAAGAGGCAGAAGATGACCATATTGAGGATCCCATCCTGTATCCAGAGATAGAGCTGCACAGCGATAAAGAGAACCCAGATCAAAAGAGCTTGACCAAGCACGATGGAAGGCGTCGCATTAAGAGAGACGGTCTGATGAAAATTTATGTTGTGCAGTTGCTTACCAGGACTGCCATTGAGCTGAGTTTTCTTGTGGGCCAGTATATTTTGTATGGCTTTGAGGTGGCTGCGAAGTACCAGTGTCAGAGAGATCCCTGCCCTCATCGGGTAGACTGCTTTGTATCTCGGCCAACAGAAAAGACCATTTTTCTTCTAATAATGTACGGAGTAAGCTGCCTTTGTTTAGTCATAGACGTCTGGGAGTTGATGCATTTGGGATTTGGAATGATAAGGGATATACTACGAAACAAGCAAAACTCTATGACCGAGGCTAGTTATAGTTACCCGTACACATGGAACACGCCATCAGCTCCCCCTGGTTACAACATTGCCGTCAAACCAGATCAGATTCCATACACGGAGCTTTCCAATGCCAAAATGGCTTACAAGCAAAACAAGGCAAATATTGCCCAAGAGCAACAATATGGTAGTAATGATGAAAACATCCCGGCCAACTTGgaaagtgtgcagcagcagctgAAAATGGCCCAGGAACGTCTGGACCTGGCGTTCCAGGCTTATAACGAGCACAACAACCCCTCAAACCACCccagagagaaaaagagggcagGATCAAACAAGAGCAGTATAAGCAGCAAATCTGGAGAAGGGAAAACCTCTGTGTGGATTTGA